The genomic segment TCCACTTTTTCTGGCAGCGCCTGCTGCAGCGTTGCCATACTCAACATGTCGAGACGCTGAATAACCCCATCGTCTGTTGTCACTTCACCGGTCAGGACTTTCAGCAAGGTTGACTTGCCCTCGCCATTACGGCCAACGATACAGACCCGCTCGCCGGAGTGGATATCCAGATCCACCTTATCGAGCAGTACATGATCACCAAAGGCCAACTCGGCCTGTTTTAAACTCACCAACACCATACAAACCGCCTGCAAACCGACAGAATCGCATCCCGAATACGCAATATACCGGGCCAAGCGCGCAGTTTACTGGTGCTGCCGCCACCTTAACAGGCAAACCGCCATCAGATTGCAAAGTATTGGGGACATCTATTTAATCCGGTGCTCACTCTGGGCTACCAGATGCTTTCGAATCACGAAGCCGACTTGCAGGCCTGACGGGTCACGTCAAACGTCGGCGACACAGCGTCGAGATCATCCGGCAGCCCCCGCAGGGCGCGGGTTGCCGCCGTCCAGTGCGGTGTTGACGAATGTGAAAAGGACGCGTCCTTTCGCTGCATTCGCCGCCTCGCCCTGCACAACGGCAACACTCGCGCAGAGCCGTGCAGGATTAAATAGATGTCCCCTATTTGTAAACATCCAGGCCAAAGTGAATTATCCTTCACGGCACACTGTAACATCGCCATCTGCAGGCCGGACTGGCATCAGGATTTGTATGGAAAGGACGGAATACCATGTCGATTACGCTTAACCGTGGCTACCTTGCCGCTGCCGCCGTTATCATTGCAACCGCCGTATGGATGTTGCTGGGATCGGATGCCGAACCAGCAGCAGATACCGCCATACCGCAGGAAACATCACGGCTTGCCAGGGTACAGGTCGAAGACCTGATCCCGGTTCAGCATGTCCGTTCGATCAAGTTATCAGGCAAGCTGGCGGCGAATCGTACCGTAACCATCAAGTCCGAATTGAGAGCCAGGGTTGACGCTATTCATGCTCACAAAGGCCAGAGAGTCAGGCGTGGCCAGCTGCTGCTCGAGCTTGACCGACGCGATTGGCCTGCCCGAGTGCAACAGGCCCAGGCCAATTTGCGTCAGCGTCAATTGGAACAACACAGCGTGACTCAGCTAAAAAAACAGGGGCTGGCCAACGAATCTCTGTTGGCCCAGGCCGACACGGCATTGGCAAATGCGCAAGCCGAGTTGACTGCGGCGCAACTACAAGTCGATGCGGCAGCCGTTCATGCGCCGTTTGATGGCGTCATCAACAACCGGATGGTAGAGCTGGGTGCCTTCGTCAAGGACGGTGATCCGCTGCTGGAGTTGGTTGATTTTGCTCCGTATCTGGTGACAGCCCAGGTCGCGGAAAATGACGTCAGCCTGCTCAGCCCCGGTATGCCTGGTCAGGCAAGGTTGTTATCCGGGCACGTGGTTAGCGGCACAATCCGCTTTGTTTCATCCCTCGCCAATGCAGCAACCCGAACCTTTACGGTTGAGCTGGAACTGGCCAATCCGGAACACCAGCCGATCCCGGCCGGGCAGAGCGCCCAGCTGATCGTGCCATTGGGGGAGCGTCAGGCTTATCATATTTCGCCCGCCTTACTGGTACTGGATGCCGCTGGCAAGATGGGCCTCAAGGTCGTTAATCAGGATAACCGGGTTGAGTTTGTCAGTGTCGATTTGGAAGGTGCTGATCAGAATGGTGTTTGGGTCTACGGCCCCGAATCCATCCGCCTGATTACCCAGGGCGCCGGTTTTGTTCAGCCCGGACAGCAGGTTGAAGCGGTCATCCGGGTGACGACCAGCCAGCCAACGGGAGAATAATCATGTACGCCCTGATCGATGCAGCGCTCAGCCGTGCCCGCACAGTGATGATGGTGTTTGTGCTGGTTATGCTGGTTGGCCTGTCGGTGCTGGTCTCCATTCCCAAAGAAAGCTCACCCGACGTCACCGTACCGTTTGTTTATGTGTCAGTAGCGCACGATGGTATCTCCCCGGAGGATGCCGACACCCTGCTCTACAAGCCGCTCGAACGTGAATTACGAGGACTCGACGGCCTGAAAGAAATGGTCTCGACCGCCACCACCGGGCACCTGTCAATCGTGCTGGAATTCTACACCGACGTTGATATTGACCAGGCACTGCTCGACGTGCGCCAAAAAGTAGATGATGCCCGCGGTGATCTGCCAGAAGACAGCCATGAACCCAGAGTCCTGGAAATCAACGTGGCGCTGTTTCCGGTGGCTGTTGTTACCCTCTCGGGTGACGTCAGTGAAACCGAACTCTACGCCGTTGCCAATGACTTGCAGGATCGTCTCGAAGCACTGCCAGGCGTACTGGAAGCCGCGATTAAAGGCAAACGGGAAGAAATTGCTGAAATTGTGGTCGATCCGGTGCGCATGGATAACTACCAGTTGTCGATGGCGGAACTGTCCAGCCTGGTTGCCAACAACAGCTCGCTGGTTGCCAGCGAAGACCTGCAAAACGAGGCTGGCCGCTTCAGCATCAAGATTCCGGGACTGGTCGAAAACATCAGCGATATCCTCGACATGCCGGTCAAGGTCAGTGGTGACCAGGTCGTGCTGTTCCGGGACATCGCCGTTGGCCGTTTGGCCTACAAGGATCGCGACAGCAGCGCCCGCATCAATGGCCGGCCCGCTGTGACACTGGAAATCAAAAAACGTATTGGCTCCAACATCATTGATACCATCAGCCAGGTGCGCGATGTCATCGATAGCGTGAAGCCGTATTGGCCAGCGGGTATTGATGCCAGCATCATTCAGGATGAATCCAGCGAAATCAAGAGCATGCTCAACGACCTGTTTAACAACGTGCTGGTCGCCACTCTGATGGTGATTATTCTGGTATTGGGCAGCCTCGGTATTCGCAACTCGATACTGGTGGGGCTGGCCATACCCGGTGCATTTCTGATGGGACTTATTTGGCTCAGCCTTACAGGCAATACCATGAACATGGTGGTGCTGTTTGCGCTGATACTCTCGGTCGGCATGCTGGTTGATGGTGCCATTGTCGTGACCGAGTACGCCGACCGGCGACTGGCCGATGGCGCCACACCCAAACAGGCTTATGCCGATGCCGCCAAGCGTATGGCCTGGCCCATCACCGCCTCAACGGCCACCACTCTGGCGGTCTTTCTGCCCCTGTTATTCTGGCCTGGCACCACCGGCGACTTTATGAAATATCTGCCGCTAACGCTGCTTTATACCCTGACCGCATCGCTGATTATGGCACTGATTGTGGTGCCAACCCTGGGCTCGATTATCAGCCGTAGTGGCGGTTATGAAGATAACACCATCGCCAGACTGAAAGCCGCCGAACGCGGCGACTTCGACCATATCGGCGGTTTCACCGGAGGCTATGTCCGGGTACTTCGAGCGGCATTAAATCGTCCTCTGATGGTGCTGTTTCTGTGCCTGCTGACGTTGGTCGTATCATTTGTCTTTTACGGCAAACATGGTCACGGGGTGGAGTTTTTTCCGGATGTTGATTCCGATATCGGCCTGGTGGATGTCCGCGCCCGAGGCAACCTGTCCATTCAGGAGCGCGAAGCACTGGTGTTGCAGGTAGAACAGCAAATTTTTGCGATCACCGACGTCGAATCCATCTACACCACGACGTTCGCCAAAGCCCCGAACGACTCTGCTCCAGATCTGGTCGGACGTATTCAGATCGGGCTGGCAGACTGGGAACAACGCCGTCCCGCCAATACGGTACTGGCAGAGATTGAAGCACGCAGCGCTTCGATACCGGGCATTATTGTCGAAACCCAGAAAAAACAGGGTGGCCCACCTGGCGGAGCGGATATCCAGCTGCAACTGACGGCCAATACTGGCGAGGCCATTATTCCCTTGCTGGAACAGGTTCGAACCCTCTTTGAACAGGATCCTGAACTCAAGGATATCCGCGACGACCGCCCGCTTGAGGGCATTGAATGGCAGCTCACCGTCAACCGCGAGCAGGCCAGCCGCTATGGTGCCAGTATTTCGGCCACCGGTGGCATGATCCGGATGCTGACCGGCGGCCAGAAAGTCGGCTCCTTTCAACCCGACTTCACCGATGACGAAGTGGATATTGTCTTGCGCTACCCGGAAGCCCGTCGAACCCTGGACGACCTGGATGGCTTTAACGTTTCAACCGCTTATGGCCTGGTGCCCGTCTCACAGTTTTTGACCCAGACCGCCGAGCCACGCTCCGGTGATCTGGTGCGTATCGACGGCAAACGCCGCTACCGCCTGACGGCTAACGTGCACGACGGTGTCAACGTCAACGCCAAGATCCAACAGCTCAGCGAACAGATGAAAGATCTCGACTGGCGCAGTGCCGGGGTCGAACCCAGGTTCCGGGGTGATTTTGAACAAATGGCAGAAACCGGCAGCTTCCTGGCAACCGCCTTCTCCATCGCCATTTTTATGATGGCCACCATCCTGGTGACCCAGTTCAACAGTTTTTACCAGGCTACCTTGATTATGAGCGCCATTATCCTGTCGATTGTCGGAGTGCTGATGGGCTTGTTGATTCGGGGAGAAGCGTTCGGAATCGTGATGAGCGGTGTCGGCGTTATCGCCCTGGCAGGTATCGTCGTCAACAACAATATCGTTCTGATCGATACCTACAACCGCCTCCGCGACGAAGGTCTGGAAGCCGTCGACGCTGCCTTGCGCACCGGAGCCCAGCGTCTGCGCCCGGTCTTGCTGACCGCCGTCACCACCGTCCTTGGGCTGATACCCATGGTCATGCAATGGAATATCGATCTGATTCACCAACACACCAGCGTCGGTGCCCCCTCGTCACAATGGTGGACCCAGCTATCGACCGCTATTGCCGGAGGGCTTACCTTTGCCACCGTATTGACCCTGATTCTGACCCCGTGCCTGCTGATTCTGGTTGACCGCCGGGCCAACCCGGTAAAGCCACCACAGGAATCGGTAAAAACTGGCTGAATTTTACGCAAGTTACTGAATAAATTTAAAAAAACAAAGATTTGTGTTTGACAAAGAGAGCGTCACGAGTAGAATGCCCACTCGCTTTTGAGACCAAGGGTGATTAGCTCAGCTGGGAGAGCATCTGCCTTACAAGCAGAGGGTCGGCGGTTCGATCCCGTCATCACCCACCAAAAGTGAAATCTGAAAGAATTGGACTGGTAGTTCAGTTGGTTAGAATACCGGCCTGTCACGCCGGGGGTCGCGGGTTCGAGTCCCGTCCAGTCCGCCAATTCTTGTCAGTAGCGTGATATCAGGGTGATTAGCTCAGCTGGGAGAGCATCTGCCTTACAAGCAGAGGGTCGGCGGTTCGATCCCGTCATCACCCACCAAACCTTTTGATGTGGTTTGAACATCAAAGCAGTGGACTGGTAGTTCAGTTGGTTAGAATACCGGCCTGTCACGCCGGGGGTCGCGGGTTCGAGTCCCGTCCAGTCCGCCATCTACGCCATCAGCGGTGTAGATAGAGTTTAGATTTTGATTGCTGTACAAAGCGTACTGCAGCAAAAGATAAAACCCAGACAATGGGTGATTAGCTCAGCTGGGAGAGCATCTGCCTTACAAGCAGAGGGTCGGCGGTTCGATCCCGTCATCACCCACCAAACCTTTTGATGTGGTTTGAACATCAAAGCAGTGGACTGGTAGTTCAGTTGGTTAGAATACCGGCCTGTCACGCCGGGGGTCGCGGGTTCGAGTCCCGTCCAGTCCGCCATCTTTTCCGATGTAAAAGGAATGTAGAAAGACGGTCGTCAATACGATCAGTAGAGTCTCTCTGGTTCGCCAGCCTCACTATCTTGCCTACGAATAACGATTCATCCCGCAGTCTGATTTCTCTGAAACGGTTTACCGTTGCTTCCCTCAAAAGACAGAATGATTTCTCAGGCAACACAGCGCCGGCCAATATTGCCGATCATCGCTACCGCCTGCATTGCCTAAGCCTCGTTTTTGGTCACTGATATAGTCTGTTTGGCGTTGGTTACTGCTAGCAGTAACGCCGCGACAGTGGTTACCATCATGTATTTTTGTCTGACAGCGATTGTTTTAGCCCGCTATGACTCAAATACCCGGATAAACCAGCACTCTTCTATCACCGCCAGGTAATACCTCTGCTGCCAACCACTGGCACTCTGGGTATTCTCAAACCGGATTAAACCGTCTTCACAACGGAATACCCGCGCCCACTACAGGGTTTGGTATTGGTTATTACAGGCCAAGAACACGGGCATTCAAACGATTGTGGTCTTTCATGACATCAGACCGGTGAGTCCATTTTTCTGTGAAGCAATTCATGCACTTGTCACAGATAAAGGCTAACTTCAGCCCTGCTTGAACAGGATGCGACGTTGAACTTTCACGGTTTTAACGCATCTCAAACAACAGGCATGCAATGGCGAAAGGATTTTGGCACATCTGCTGCTTGGTTACTGGTACCACAAACAACAATAAGTCGCTTCTGATTGCAGAAGCATTGTTCGAGTCAGCCAAACAGGCTGATCAAAGGAAAAGGAGAAAGATATGTCGGATTACACAGAAGAGCTGCTAGATACCAGCTACGACGAGTACGATGACGACGTCGATGACGCCGTAGAGATGTAAATCTCAGCTACAACTGCCGATACTGGCGTGGTGTTTCATGCGTCCAACGCTTGAAGGCCCGCTGGAAGGCAGTTGCTGAACCAAACCCTGTCAAATAAGCAATTTCCCCCATCGTTAGTACGGTTTCCCGCAAATAACACGTCGCCAGTTCCCTTCGAGCATCATTCAATACCGTCTGAAAGCTGGTGTTTTCTGCTGCCAACAAACGCTTGATAGTCCATCCCGGCTTGCCCATCTGCGCAGCCACTTCAGCCAGCTCCGGTGTTTTACCTTTCAAGAGCGGCGAAATAGCCCGAGCAACCTGCTCCGCCATCGACAAGCCATTACGAACTTGCGCCAATTCCGCATCGGCGAGATCACACAGATACCGAAACTGAGATGCACAAGGATGGCTCAACGAACGTTCAAGTGTGCCATCACGGAGCACCAGCGCATTACAACCCGCGCCAAACTGCACCGGACATGGAATAAACCGGGTATAAGCCTCCGCGTAATCCGGCGCATCAAACTCAACGCATACCGACGCAACGACCTGCTCACCACATGCCTGATTCAGCACACTCATCCAGCCAACCAGCACCGAATCCACCACAAAACAATTAAATTCGTTATAGGGACTGATAGAGTAAAACTGCAACTGCCCCCGGCCCTGTTCAACAATAAAAGCCGAACGGCCACGCGCATTAAAGCTGAACAACAACTCATAACGCACCAGCGCCTCACAGGCATCTCTGAGGGTCGCCGCACTGTGGGCGATCCATCCCGCCAGACCCAGATTCGCAGGCCCCGTCAGCGCCCCCATACGAAGCCCTAACCAAGGGGCTGCCGAGGCTTCAATCAGCGCCTGTCCGGTGCGCATAAAGCGCGGGATACTGACACGATTACCGGGCAATGCCAGCCGGGACGCCGGTAACTGATAGGCTTCCAGCACAGACACCGGGTCAAAACCTTCAGCCCGTGCGGCACGGGCCAGCAGTTCGACGTAAGCAACAGACAGATCTCCGAGCTTCATGATTCAGGCATCAAATCCATTCGATGGCGGAACATCCGTCTGCTCGACAACAGACTCAAAGGACGTCAGAAAACGATAGGACAAAGACAGCATCACCAGCGAGACCAGGCTGGTAACGTAAGTACCGAAGGCGGCCAGATAATTCAGCACGGTGTTATCCAGCAAAAACAACAACAAAAATGGCGCACTGATCAACAGTGGCGTAATCCACACCACCAGCACCAGCCGCGAGCCATTACCCTTGCTCAGGTTCCAGGCACGTTTAAAGCTGGTTGATTGTCCGACGGCTATTTCAGGCAAAGTGACCGAAAGACGAGCGCTGACGTATAAGCCAGCCATAATCGCCACGGCACCACCAAGCACCATCATTTGCTGAATTTGTAACAACGCAAACAACAGCAGAATCGGCGTAATAACAGCAGAAAGCGCCAGCCCCATCAACAACAGCCGCATCAGATAACGCCACTCCTCACGACGCCAGACACCCGGCTGAACCAGGTTTTTCTCAGGCATCAAAGTCATACGATGACAAGCCGTCGCAAAAACAACCCCAAACAGCATGGATGCCAAGGCAAAACCCAACTGACCAAAAAGATGCGATTCAGGCACCAGTGTAGTACTGGCCCAATCAAGAGCCGCCAGTAACAGCATCACTGGCAAAAAACGGGCGAGCACAATACCCCGCTTGACCCACAACAACCCTAGTGATTCCTGCACGATATCCAGCACCGGCAAGTCCGCATCGAGACCCAGAGGGCTCTTCATCCCGTTCTCCTGATCATAATTGCAATAAACACCACAACACACGGCGCAAGCTGGCCAGTATAACCAAACCCGGTCGGCGACTCATCTGCGCTAGCGTAAAATAGAACCGTTGCCAGTGCAGATCGAACACCAAGTACAGACCTTTGATGGCAGGCTATTCAGAACAACCAGAATGGTTCAAGGTTCCCACCGACCTCCCATCGACCAGAAGAGAGCCGATGAAACAGAATGTCATGGTTTTCTGGATATATCAGGGCTGGATCCACAGCATTCATCAGATAAAAATCAATCCCCGGATGAATTTGGAACATTAGCGCAAGGGCGGACTCGGCTTTGTTGGCCATTACATTTTGGTATTTTCTTGCCAATTTAACCCTCATAGCGACCGACATTGACTAAGCTGATTAAGAATGCTCAGGAGGCTGCTATGTCACACCCCACCATCAACACCTTGATTTCCCTGGCTGCGGCAATGATCACAGGTAGTATTGCCGGCATGATATTGGCGTCCGGCGATCTGTCGATCGTTACTCAAATATCGATCTCCGTCTTGCTATCATCGGTCGTCGCAGTGTCCGTCATGCACAACCAGCAGCAACGTTTGCAGAAAAAATTACTGCGTACGATCGAACAGCTAGCAACCGGCGTAGCCCCTCAGACTATCGAGGATCCGGTATTACTGGTAGTAGCCCAACATCTTGGCAAGATTCGCGAGATGAAGCAGCAGCTGTCATCACATGGCGGCCAGATTGCCATTGCTGCCGCCGAAATGTCGTATGCATCAGACCAGATGAGAGACAAAATTCACGACGAAGTAAAAGACACATCGCGCATTGTTGAATCAGCCCGGCAAATATCCGAGGCCATATCTGCCATGGTGGTGCAGACCAAAGAAGCCGCAAAAGCATCGGATATCGCCAAGGAACTGAATCTGTCGGGTAAAAAAGCAGTCGATGAAACCATCCCGCAAATGGAAGGCACACGGGAACGAGTCAATGCCAATGCCGAGCTTATTGCCCAACTTGAATCCAAATCAGAGCAAATCAAAGCTGTTACCCACGTCATTAGTGATATTGCTGAACAAACCAACCTGCTGGCTCTGAATGCTGCCATTGAGGCTGCGCGAGCCGGAGAACAAGGTCGTGGATTTGCCGTCGTTGCTGACGAAGTGCGCGCGCTGGCGGCCAAGACCTCCAGTGCTACGGAACAGATTGGCGAAACCGTCAACCAGATTAACAATGCCATCAAGGATGCCGTCACCAACAGCAAGGAACTGACCGTGGTCATCGACCAAGGGGTAAAAATGACCCAGACCATCAGCGGTCACCTGAATGAGATGTATGCCCGCTCGGAATCGATCCAGCAAAGTGTCAACACCATTGCCGAAAATGTTCAGAACAACAGCGCCAATATTCAACAGATATCTGCCATCGTTGGAGAGACCAGCCAACGCCTTGAACAAACGGAGAATGAGATCGCTTCGATTTCGGACCGTTCCCTGTCGTTATCGGAGACCGCTGAAAAAATCTACGAGGCATTCGGAGACAGCGAACTGGGGTATATCCACGATATTGCCAAACAGGAAGCCGTTGCAGCCGCCAGTGCAATCACGATGCTGTTCGAGCAGGCCATTGATTCCGGGAAACTGTCTGTCGATGACGTTTTTGACACCGATTACCAGCCAATTGCCGATACCAGCCCCAAAAAATTTACCACCCGATACGACCAGTTTACCGATGATCAACTGCCGTCGATCCAGGAACCCATTCTCGATCGCCACCAGGAAATCACCTACGCCGGAGCCGTTGATTGCAATGGCTACTTCCCGACGCATAACAGGCGCTTCAGTCAACCGTTAACCGGGGATCCAGCTCGGGATCTGACTCAAAATCGAACCAAACGCATATTCAACGACCGTACCGGTTTACGCTGTGGACAAAACCAGCAATCCTTCCTGCTGCAAACCTATAAACGCGACACCGGAGAAGTCATGCACGACCTGTCGGTACCGATTACCGTGAAAGGAAGACACTGGGGCGGCTTCCGTACCGGCTACCGCAGTCAATAGGCAGGCAATCCCCCGTTATCAAAACGCGGGGAACCCTGTATCGTAGCAGTTTGCCACCTGACCAAACCGGTTTTTTATGACGCGTCGTACCCTTTTATGTTTTTCCAGCTTACTGACTCTTTGCTGGTCACTATCCGCCAGTGCGTTAAAACCGGGTGAGCCGGGTTTCAACTTTACTCTGCCGTCACTGACTCAGAGCAGCAAGCAACAGCAGCTGAGTGATTTTCGTGGCAACGTGGTTTATCTGGACTTCTGGGCATCCTGGTGTGGCCCCTGTCGCAAGTCATTGCCGCTGCTGGATCAATTACATCAGCAACTGGTGGATCAGCCCTTTATTGTGCTCGGGATCAATCTGGATGACGACCCCGAACTCGGACGCCGCTTTCTCCGCGAGCTGGGCATTCAGTTCCCCAACCTTTCCGATGCATCAGGCAGCAGCTACGACAATTTTGGTGTCAGTGGCATGCCAACCTCCTTCCTGATCGACCAACAGGGAATCGTGCGCTGGGTTCATCAAGGCTTTACTGTCAATGATATGGAAACCATCCGTCCCCGGATTACCGAACTGCTCAAAGAGAGCCAATAAAGAACACCTGACAACCCATTCAAACGACCTCACCCGCTCCTGACGAACACCTTTGATGGCGTCTTAGTGCCTGGGCATCTGGACAAAAAAAGCGCGGCTCGATGCCCGCGCTTGTTTATCCGTACTTTTGCTTCGTATCGTTATCGTCCTGTTTGCTGATCAGTCCGCCTTGCATTCCCTTGAAAGATATTCATGCGATTGCATTTCCAGCATTCGGGAGGTGGTACGCTGAAATTCGAATTCCAACTTGCCACCAAGATAGATATCCGGAATGGCAGCGTCGGCGGACATAATGACTTTCACGCCGCGATCGTAGAATTCATCAATCAAGTTAATAAAGCGGCGCGCCAGGTCATCATTTTTGACACTCATCACCGGGACATTGGATATCAGCAAGGCGTGAAACAGCTTGCCCAGTTCAATGTAGTCGTTTTGTGACCGTGGCCCATCGCACAACGCTTCAAACTCAAACCAGGCAACATCGTCGCAGACGGCCTTGGCCGGGATATTTCGCCCTAATACCTCAACGCCGGCGTTCAGTTCAACGTTGCGCATATCGGGTGCCAATCCCTCAAAACTCTTTTTGAGACTGGCCTCGGCACTGTCATCCAGAGGGTAGTGATACAGCTCCGCTTGTTCCAGCGTACGCAAACGATAGTCCACCCCACTGTCCACGTTAACGACTTCAGTGTACTTGTTCAGCAGCTTGATCGCCGGTATAAATCGGTCGCGCTGCAAGCCGTCCTTGTACAAACCATCCGGCACAATATTGGAAGTAGAGACCAGCGTGACACCACGATCAAACAGCTCTTGCATCAAGCTGCCCAATATCATGGCATCACCAATATCGGACACAAAAAACTCGTCAAAACAAATAACAACCGCCTCATCCGCAATGCGGTCGGCCACAATGGTTAACGGGTTTTTGGTGCCCGCCAGCTCGGTCAGATCGCGATGTACGCGCTGCATAAACCGATGAAAGTGGGTGCGCATCTTGCGGTCAAATGGCAAGGCTTCGTAGAAGGTATCAACGAGATAGGTTTTACCCCGACCCACACCTCCCCAAAAGTACAAACCCTGTTCCGGTTCCGGCTTCTTGCGGCTGAATTTACTGCCCAGCTTACCGACCAGGCCTTTATTGGCACGTCGCGTTTCGGCAGCAACCAGATCATCAAACAAGCGCTGTAAATGTTTGACCGCCATTTCCTGGGCGGCATCGTATGAAAAATCATCTCGCTGGAGATCAGCTTGATAAAGCTGCCAAGGGGTCGACACGGGCGTACTCCATCGTAGGAATCGGGGGACGAAATGTATCCGACCGTGCCGAAAACATCAAACCGACCAACGGCTGTAAACGGGGTAAGAAGGGAATGTTTGACAGAAAATCTTCCACTTCACCGCATCAGCCGCACTTAAAGGCCGACATATCACGCAGCAAGGACTTTTTCAGTGTACCGAGCTGACCATGAAAAAAATGCCCACCGTCGGCAAATACCTGCCAATGCGGGGCTGGTACGACCAGATTGACCCAGTGCTCCACTTCATCAAAGGGCACCACTTCATCGGCATCCCCCATATAAATAAAGGTTTCAAATTCGTGCGGCAGCGTATTGGGCGCATCAAAATGATGAACGGCCGGGGCCATCAGATACAAAGCGGCAATCTCATCTGGATGCACTGCGGACGCCAGGCAAGCCATACCGGCACCAAAGGAAAAGCCTCCCAGCAGAATAGTTTCCCATCCCAGTGTATGTTTGGCGTAATCCAGCGCCGCCAGCACATCTTGCTGTTCGCCACGGCCATGATCGTGTTCACCGTCACTGCGGCCAACCCCACGAAAGTTAAATCGCAAGGTCGACAACCCTAGCCCCATCGCCGTTCTCAACGTTGTGGTAACCACCTTGTTGTCCATCGTGCCATCAAACAACGGATGCGGGTGACAC from the Candidatus Thalassolituus haligoni genome contains:
- a CDS encoding TlpA family protein disulfide reductase, producing the protein MTRRTLLCFSSLLTLCWSLSASALKPGEPGFNFTLPSLTQSSKQQQLSDFRGNVVYLDFWASWCGPCRKSLPLLDQLHQQLVDQPFIVLGINLDDDPELGRRFLRELGIQFPNLSDASGSSYDNFGVSGMPTSFLIDQQGIVRWVHQGFTVNDMETIRPRITELLKESQ
- a CDS encoding efflux RND transporter periplasmic adaptor subunit, with protein sequence MSITLNRGYLAAAAVIIATAVWMLLGSDAEPAADTAIPQETSRLARVQVEDLIPVQHVRSIKLSGKLAANRTVTIKSELRARVDAIHAHKGQRVRRGQLLLELDRRDWPARVQQAQANLRQRQLEQHSVTQLKKQGLANESLLAQADTALANAQAELTAAQLQVDAAAVHAPFDGVINNRMVELGAFVKDGDPLLELVDFAPYLVTAQVAENDVSLLSPGMPGQARLLSGHVVSGTIRFVSSLANAATRTFTVELELANPEHQPIPAGQSAQLIVPLGERQAYHISPALLVLDAAGKMGLKVVNQDNRVEFVSVDLEGADQNGVWVYGPESIRLITQGAGFVQPGQQVEAVIRVTTSQPTGE
- a CDS encoding methyl-accepting chemotaxis protein, with amino-acid sequence MSHPTINTLISLAAAMITGSIAGMILASGDLSIVTQISISVLLSSVVAVSVMHNQQQRLQKKLLRTIEQLATGVAPQTIEDPVLLVVAQHLGKIREMKQQLSSHGGQIAIAAAEMSYASDQMRDKIHDEVKDTSRIVESARQISEAISAMVVQTKEAAKASDIAKELNLSGKKAVDETIPQMEGTRERVNANAELIAQLESKSEQIKAVTHVISDIAEQTNLLALNAAIEAARAGEQGRGFAVVADEVRALAAKTSSATEQIGETVNQINNAIKDAVTNSKELTVVIDQGVKMTQTISGHLNEMYARSESIQQSVNTIAENVQNNSANIQQISAIVGETSQRLEQTENEIASISDRSLSLSETAEKIYEAFGDSELGYIHDIAKQEAVAAASAITMLFEQAIDSGKLSVDDVFDTDYQPIADTSPKKFTTRYDQFTDDQLPSIQEPILDRHQEITYAGAVDCNGYFPTHNRRFSQPLTGDPARDLTQNRTKRIFNDRTGLRCGQNQQSFLLQTYKRDTGEVMHDLSVPITVKGRHWGGFRTGYRSQ
- a CDS encoding AraC family transcriptional regulator, with product MKLGDLSVAYVELLARAARAEGFDPVSVLEAYQLPASRLALPGNRVSIPRFMRTGQALIEASAAPWLGLRMGALTGPANLGLAGWIAHSAATLRDACEALVRYELLFSFNARGRSAFIVEQGRGQLQFYSISPYNEFNCFVVDSVLVGWMSVLNQACGEQVVASVCVEFDAPDYAEAYTRFIPCPVQFGAGCNALVLRDGTLERSLSHPCASQFRYLCDLADAELAQVRNGLSMAEQVARAISPLLKGKTPELAEVAAQMGKPGWTIKRLLAAENTSFQTVLNDARRELATCYLRETVLTMGEIAYLTGFGSATAFQRAFKRWTHETPRQYRQL
- a CDS encoding efflux RND transporter permease subunit; protein product: MYALIDAALSRARTVMMVFVLVMLVGLSVLVSIPKESSPDVTVPFVYVSVAHDGISPEDADTLLYKPLERELRGLDGLKEMVSTATTGHLSIVLEFYTDVDIDQALLDVRQKVDDARGDLPEDSHEPRVLEINVALFPVAVVTLSGDVSETELYAVANDLQDRLEALPGVLEAAIKGKREEIAEIVVDPVRMDNYQLSMAELSSLVANNSSLVASEDLQNEAGRFSIKIPGLVENISDILDMPVKVSGDQVVLFRDIAVGRLAYKDRDSSARINGRPAVTLEIKKRIGSNIIDTISQVRDVIDSVKPYWPAGIDASIIQDESSEIKSMLNDLFNNVLVATLMVIILVLGSLGIRNSILVGLAIPGAFLMGLIWLSLTGNTMNMVVLFALILSVGMLVDGAIVVTEYADRRLADGATPKQAYADAAKRMAWPITASTATTLAVFLPLLFWPGTTGDFMKYLPLTLLYTLTASLIMALIVVPTLGSIISRSGGYEDNTIARLKAAERGDFDHIGGFTGGYVRVLRAALNRPLMVLFLCLLTLVVSFVFYGKHGHGVEFFPDVDSDIGLVDVRARGNLSIQEREALVLQVEQQIFAITDVESIYTTTFAKAPNDSAPDLVGRIQIGLADWEQRRPANTVLAEIEARSASIPGIIVETQKKQGGPPGGADIQLQLTANTGEAIIPLLEQVRTLFEQDPELKDIRDDRPLEGIEWQLTVNREQASRYGASISATGGMIRMLTGGQKVGSFQPDFTDDEVDIVLRYPEARRTLDDLDGFNVSTAYGLVPVSQFLTQTAEPRSGDLVRIDGKRRYRLTANVHDGVNVNAKIQQLSEQMKDLDWRSAGVEPRFRGDFEQMAETGSFLATAFSIAIFMMATILVTQFNSFYQATLIMSAIILSIVGVLMGLLIRGEAFGIVMSGVGVIALAGIVVNNNIVLIDTYNRLRDEGLEAVDAALRTGAQRLRPVLLTAVTTVLGLIPMVMQWNIDLIHQHTSVGAPSSQWWTQLSTAIAGGLTFATVLTLILTPCLLILVDRRANPVKPPQESVKTG